TCGAGGCGGTTCAATTCGATGGCAATCCTGCCAGGGGCATGAACATAATCGACAGCGAGGATGTTGAGATCCGCGAGTGTCTATTCATCGACAATGGAGATAGCGGTGCGGTCATGTCCGATGTCCCGCGGCTGCAAATCATCGATTGCGAGTTCCGTGGCAATGTGTCTCCTGGAACTGGTTTTCCTGCCGCCGCTGGCCTTTCGATCTTCAGGGGCGAAGACGCGATCATTGAGGGATGCGTGTTTGAAGCGAATGACACGCAGCAGCAACTACTTCCCCGAGGCGGTACGCTCATGCTGCGGCTCAGCGCGCGAGTCACAGTGACGGACGTGGACTTCATCCGCAACGAATCCCGGGTTGATGGCGGGGCCGCATTCATCGAAGAATCCCCCGGTGCTGTGTTCTCGAATGTACGCTTCACGGGCAACCTCTCGGCAGAGCGCGGTGGGGCGGTCTACGTTCTCGAGAGCCCGGACGTGGCGTTCGAGGCCAGCACCTTCGAGAGCAACACGGCCAGCGACGGGGGTGGTGTGTTCGTCGATGCCGGTTCGACGGGCATCAGCTTCGCAGGCGATCCGGATGCCCGCCGGTTCAACGTGTTCGCCGACAACGTGGCCGATCGTGGCCAGGACATCTTCAATGGACTTCCGTTCGACGTCCTCGTTTCTGGAGACGTCGATGCCAGCAACGTTTGCTGGGGTACGCTGGTGCAGTTCGAGGTGCAGCAGCGCATCTGGGATGGCTTCGACGATCCGCTCCTGGGGTTTATCGTCGCAAACCCGCTGGCCGACTGCACGGCATGCCGTGCCGATATCGATGGCGATGGCGAGCTCACGATCTTCGACTTCCTTGGCTTCCAGAACGCCTTCGATGCCGGCGACATCTCGGTAGCCGACTTCGATGGCGATGGGGCGCTCACGATCTTCGACTTCCTCGCCTTCCAGAACGAGTTCGACGCGGGGTGTGGGTAGCCAGGCGGGCCCGGGCCATCGACCATACCATCACGGCCCATGCCCGAGACCTCGAACAAGATCGACCTGCTCGACGAGCTCCGCTGGCGGGGCCTGCTCCACCAGTGCACCGACGAGGAGGGGCTCGCCGAGCACCTGAACGAAGGCCCACGCCGGATCTACTGCGGATTCGATCCGACCGCCGACTCGCTGACCATCGGTAACCTCGTGCCCATCATGACCCTGGTCCACGTGGCCAGGGCCGGGCACGAGCCGATCGTCGTCATGGGCGGGGGCACGGGGCTGGTTGGCGATCCCTCGGGCAAGAGCGCCGAGCGGAGCCTTATCAGCCGCGAGGGCATCGAGGGCAACGTGGGTGCCCAGCGGCCGATCTTCGGCAGCGTGTTTGCCGGCGCAGGCCTTGCCGAGCCGCCCATCCTGAACAATCTCGAGTGGCTGGGCAAGGTCAGCTTCCTCGACGCCCTGCGCGACGTGGGCAAGCACTTCAGCGTCAACCAGATGATCCAACGCGACTCGGTCCGCGACCGGCTGCACGGCCGCGAGCAGGGCATCAGCTACACCGAGTTCAGCTACATGATCCTCCAGGCCCTCGACTTCGCCCACCTCCACCTGACGAAGAAGGTCACCGTCCAGTGCGGCGGCAGCGACCAGTGGGGCAACGTCGTCTCGGGCATCGACCTCATCCGCCGTCTCATGGTCGAGCTCCCCATGACACGCCAGCGGCCCGCGTGGCTCAGCACCGAAGCGGGCGACACGGTCGTTCGAGAGGAGCTCGAGCGTCGCGCAGCCGTGTTCGGCTTCACGGTGCCGCTCGTCACCAAGGCCGACGGCACGAAGTTCGGCAAGAGCGAGAGTGGGGCCGTGTGGCTGACCAAGGAGCGCACGAGCTGCTACGAGTACTCGCAGTTCTGGCTCAACACCGCCGACGCCGACGTCGAGCGGTTCCTCAAGATCTTCACGCTGCTCGGCCGCGGCGAGATCGAGGAGATCATGCGCCGCCACGAGCAGGCGCCAGGCCGCCGGTACGCCCAGAAGATGCTCGCGAGCCAGGCCGCCACGCTCCGCTATGGCGAGGACGAGGCCAGCAGCGCACTGCGCGCGGGCGAGGCGCTGTTCTCCGGCGACCTGTCGTCGCTGGATGCGGACGGGCTGGAAGCCGCTATCGCCGACGCGCCGAGCATCAACCACCCGCGTGCCGACCTGGCCGCGGGCATTCTGCTCATCGACCTGCTCCTGGCAACCGAGCTCGCCTCGAGCAAGCGTGAGGCGCGCGAGTTCCTGGCCGCCGGCGCCATCCGCGTCAACGGCGCGCCCCACGATGGCTCGTCCCCGATCACTACCGGCGATCTCCTGCACGATCGACTGACCGTGCTCAAGCGCGGCAAGAAGAAGCAGGCCGTGGTGCGCTGGGTCGACTAGCCGGCCGGCTCGCGCGTTGGGTCATCCCGGATCACCCTCAGCGATGCGACAACGGAATGGCCTTTGCCAACCGTGGGGGGTATCCTGCGGAATCTAGTTTAGAATCATTCCAGATGACTGCCTCCGGCACGCGGCGGCAAGGGGCGACCGGGCGTCGAGCCCAGCACGAAGGAGACCACGAGCATGACCACCATGGACACTTCGTCCCGTTCCACCGGCCGCGGCAACGACCAGGGCTCCGGCAAGTGCCCCTTCCGCGGCGGCCGCGTGGGCGGCGCCTTCGGCTCGGGCCCGACCATCAGCGACTGGTGGCCCAACCGCCTGCCCGTCGAGTTGCTCCACCAGAACCCGCCGCAGGCTAACCCGCTGCGCGACGTCGACTACGAGAAGGCCTTCAAAGCCCTCGACCTCGACGAGGTCAAGGCCGACATCCGCACCATGCTCAGGGACAGCAAGAGCTGGTGGCCGGCCGACTACGGGCACTACGGACCGCAGATGGTGCGCATGGCGTGGCACGCGGCGGGGACGTACCGCATCGCCGACGGCCGCGGCGGCGCGAGCGCGGGGCTGCAGCGCTTCGCGCCGACCAACTCGTGGGACGACAACGGCAACATCGACAAGAGCCGCCGCCTGATGTGGCCCATTAAGCAGAAGTACGGCGCGGCGCTGAGCTGGGCCGACCTGATGATCCTCACCG
This Phycisphaerales bacterium DNA region includes the following protein-coding sequences:
- a CDS encoding right-handed parallel beta-helix repeat-containing protein codes for the protein MRAMHGRVGLAARSLLAITCGCGASVALAQTPVGGPILDDVTWTAAGSPYQVVSNIIVGDDATLTIEPGVTVEFDDDLGIEIGSASFGTGTLIARGAVSDPIVFRSSAPDPAPGQWRGVLLTQFAVDGQIDPDTGAYLSGSIVEQAEFTFANNALRFERGVAVVRDTEMRDCRFAIGATLDVEQQLHITDVQSRDGLQGIQINRGRGHVLTRVNISGGSIMLFISDAPDVTIRGGLLEGATSVGLSTNRTDRLKVEAVQFDGNPARGMNIIDSEDVEIRECLFIDNGDSGAVMSDVPRLQIIDCEFRGNVSPGTGFPAAAGLSIFRGEDAIIEGCVFEANDTQQQLLPRGGTLMLRLSARVTVTDVDFIRNESRVDGGAAFIEESPGAVFSNVRFTGNLSAERGGAVYVLESPDVAFEASTFESNTASDGGGVFVDAGSTGISFAGDPDARRFNVFADNVADRGQDIFNGLPFDVLVSGDVDASNVCWGTLVQFEVQQRIWDGFDDPLLGFIVANPLADCTACRADIDGDGELTIFDFLGFQNAFDAGDISVADFDGDGALTIFDFLAFQNEFDAGCG
- the tyrS gene encoding tyrosine--tRNA ligase, with protein sequence MPETSNKIDLLDELRWRGLLHQCTDEEGLAEHLNEGPRRIYCGFDPTADSLTIGNLVPIMTLVHVARAGHEPIVVMGGGTGLVGDPSGKSAERSLISREGIEGNVGAQRPIFGSVFAGAGLAEPPILNNLEWLGKVSFLDALRDVGKHFSVNQMIQRDSVRDRLHGREQGISYTEFSYMILQALDFAHLHLTKKVTVQCGGSDQWGNVVSGIDLIRRLMVELPMTRQRPAWLSTEAGDTVVREELERRAAVFGFTVPLVTKADGTKFGKSESGAVWLTKERTSCYEYSQFWLNTADADVERFLKIFTLLGRGEIEEIMRRHEQAPGRRYAQKMLASQAATLRYGEDEASSALRAGEALFSGDLSSLDADGLEAAIADAPSINHPRADLAAGILLIDLLLATELASSKREAREFLAAGAIRVNGAPHDGSSPITTGDLLHDRLTVLKRGKKKQAVVRWVD